The genomic segment TCCCGCTTCCAGCGGCGCAGCAGATTGTGATAGTCGGACAGTACCCGGAAGCAATATCGCTCCATGCGCTTAAATTGCTGTTCCGGGCTTTCCTTCCGGGGATTTCGCTTCGGGCGGCTCCTGCTTGGTGGCTCCTTATCCTCATAGGGGATGGAGAAGTCCTGCGCCAGCATGAGGGCGGCTTCCCTGGGGCTGACGTTTTCCAGACGGGAAACAAAGTCAATCACATCCCCGTCTGCCTGACAGCCGAAGCAATGGAAGCGCCGGTCAACCTTCATGCTGGGGTTTTTATCGTCATGGAAGGGGCAGACGCACATCCCGTTTCTCCCTACCAGGATACCGTAATGCTCGGCAGCCTGCCGGGTGGTAACAGACTGTTTCACGGCTTCAAATACATTCAATAGGCAAATCCTCCTGAAAATAGAAAAAGCGCCTGTCATTCTCACGGGGAAAATGGCAAGCGCCTGATTGGTTAAAGTTCCATATCCTGTTTTTGCTGGCGGCGGGGCTGCTGGTGTTTCTCTGCCTGTTCCTCCCGGATACGCTGCTCCCGGCCTTTGACCGCCTGCTGGATGGACGGTTTCTTTCCCGGCTCTGCGGTCTGGCGGTACTGCTCGGATGGTAAAACCTGATTGAGCCAGTGGCGCACATCCCGCAAAATCTTTACATCCTCCTGTACGGCAGTCAGCGCTTCCGTCTTGGAAGCGATATTCTCTGAAAGCTGTGCCTGTTCCCCGTCCAGCTTCTTTGTGCTGTACTTCGCCCCATCAAGGTGAACCTTGAAATACCGCAGGGCAGCGTTGTAGGCGTCCAGTTCCTCCTTATGGTCGGCGGCAAATTTCTCCTTGGGTTTCTTCCAGCGGATAGCGGCATATTTCGCATGAACCGGCTTGTTTGCTTCAAAGTTCCCGATATGGAAAAGCAGCCGGTCAATCTCTTTCACACGTTTCTCCATCGGCCTGATTTCCTCACGGATGGAAACGGCCTGTGCGCTGGCTTCATCCAGATAGGCGTCAAGGCTCTCTACGGTGGAAATCTCTTTCTGCCGCAGGAAGTCAAGGGCTTCCATAACCTTGTTGAAATCGCCAACGGTTCCTTTTAACTTCCCCTTGGAAGTCCAGCCGGTACGTTCCTCGCTCCGTTTATCCAGATACCGGGAAAGCAGTTCGGGGATGGTCGGCTCCTTTGCCTGTTCCAGCGCTTCCAGCAGCGCCGCCTTTTTCTCTTTCAGGCCGGACAGCCAGCCCTTTAAGCTGCGTACCATCTGCCGGATAGACTGCATGAGGGAATTGGCGGCTTTGATGTCCCGGTTCAGGTTGCCGATGTTGGTCTGTATGCCTTTTTTCTCCAACTGGCTGACCGCTGGCCCCATGTGGACAGTGGGGATTTTATCAATCCCCTGTCGGACATAGGAGCGAAGGTCAAGGCGCTCCGGGCTGCCGATGGCTTCCAGATAGCGGTTCGCTGTGTCAGCCCAGCCCTGCCGCCATATCTCAGCGTACTTCTGGTCGTTCCAGTCCACGGTATCCTCCTTGTGGCTTTTCCATCTGCCGGACGCAAGCCGGATACGCTCGCCGTTCTCGTCAAGGTCGTAGACCTTCCGGCTCTTGGGAAGCCACTTGCCCTGTTCGTCCATCGCCCGCATGGTAAGAAGGATGTGGGCGTGGGGATTTCCGTCCCCCTTGTCATGGATGGCAAAATCGGCAATCATGCCCTTGGAAACGAAAAACTCCCGGCAGTAGTCCCGGATAAGGTCGGCGTACTGTGACCGGGGAAGTTCCCTCGGTATGGCAAGCACGAACCTCCGGGCAAGCTGGGAGTTCCATTGTTTTTCGATGGCTTCGGCGGCGTTCCACAAGGTATTCCGGTCTGCGTACTCCGGCGGGGCATGGGGCGGCAGCATGATTTCGGTGTGGACGATTTCGCTTTTATGGGAATAGTATTTCTGTTTCTGGTCGTATTCGGAAAACAG from the Blautia wexlerae DSM 19850 genome contains:
- the mobQ gene encoding MobQ family relaxase translates to MPCPHFDVKIIQRSKRQSAVASAAYQSGERLFSEYDQKQKYYSHKSEIVHTEIMLPPHAPPEYADRNTLWNAAEAIEKQWNSQLARRFVLAIPRELPRSQYADLIRDYCREFFVSKGMIADFAIHDKGDGNPHAHILLTMRAMDEQGKWLPKSRKVYDLDENGERIRLASGRWKSHKEDTVDWNDQKYAEIWRQGWADTANRYLEAIGSPERLDLRSYVRQGIDKIPTVHMGPAVSQLEKKGIQTNIGNLNRDIKAANSLMQSIRQMVRSLKGWLSGLKEKKAALLEALEQAKEPTIPELLSRYLDKRSEERTGWTSKGKLKGTVGDFNKVMEALDFLRQKEISTVESLDAYLDEASAQAVSIREEIRPMEKRVKEIDRLLFHIGNFEANKPVHAKYAAIRWKKPKEKFAADHKEELDAYNAALRYFKVHLDGAKYSTKKLDGEQAQLSENIASKTEALTAVQEDVKILRDVRHWLNQVLPSEQYRQTAEPGKKPSIQQAVKGREQRIREEQAEKHQQPRRQQKQDMEL